Proteins from a single region of Parasedimentitalea psychrophila:
- a CDS encoding Crp/Fnr family transcriptional regulator — protein sequence MQGNPSILARLASRCISEIDRNHDRIIAAATTSSKQRLIDILLRLMKAHGEQSVECLHMQLPLSRSDLADLIGVQTETVSRLFKRIQADGVFHVSGREIQMLVDPSPRRSGSG from the coding sequence GTGCAAGGAAATCCGTCAATCCTGGCACGGCTGGCCTCGCGCTGCATTTCGGAAATCGATCGCAACCACGACCGGATCATCGCCGCCGCGACAACATCCAGCAAACAAAGGCTGATCGACATTTTGTTGCGGTTGATGAAGGCGCATGGTGAACAATCCGTAGAGTGCCTGCACATGCAATTGCCACTGTCACGCTCTGACTTGGCCGACCTGATTGGGGTGCAAACTGAAACCGTGTCACGCCTGTTCAAACGCATTCAGGCCGACGGAGTTTTTCACGTCTCTGGGCGTGAAATTCAGATGCTTGTTGACCCTTCTCCCCGGCGATCTGGCAGTGGGTGA
- a CDS encoding S24 family peptidase produces MDTESAGFTGRRGEQVAPPDYQQSGRGDLRFNDQEFTMIYRFEIGVSTGKGLIAIEGEDNDNIAFSNSWLGQQQLNSDLCGLVRVEGDSMVPTIPDGSLALVHAPEMYALHEGIYAFSRNGEAFIKRLIPSDFDEEGRPRTIAIVADNRSYPVQVVSNEELLTIRIAGRIRAVISIF; encoded by the coding sequence ATGGACACGGAAAGCGCGGGCTTTACTGGTCGAAGGGGCGAACAGGTTGCGCCACCAGATTACCAACAATCTGGCCGTGGCGATCTGAGGTTTAATGACCAGGAGTTCACGATGATCTACCGGTTTGAAATCGGCGTTTCTACGGGTAAGGGTCTGATCGCAATAGAGGGAGAAGATAATGACAACATTGCATTTTCCAACTCATGGCTAGGGCAGCAACAGTTGAACTCTGACCTGTGCGGTTTGGTTCGGGTTGAAGGCGACAGCATGGTGCCTACAATTCCCGATGGGTCGCTGGCATTAGTTCATGCACCAGAGATGTATGCGCTGCATGAAGGCATATATGCCTTTAGCCGCAACGGGGAAGCATTCATCAAGCGTTTGATCCCGTCTGATTTCGATGAGGAAGGGCGACCGCGCACCATTGCGATTGTGGCAGACAACCGCTCCTATCCAGTTCAGGTTGTTTCAAATGAAGAATTACTTACCATACGCATCGCTGGCCGCATCCGGGCTGTCATAAGCATATTCTGA